The Methanosphaera sp. BMS genome contains a region encoding:
- a CDS encoding right-handed parallel beta-helix repeat-containing protein, translated as MKKIYLLMVFFIFICSLTCITANTVDGDSLIECDDSQVEENVNLDEWNNFDNVEVDTNSNLQDNSFEYSPEQRNMLTDIETTVSNYGELDDVITHDARNTIGSTYTINLVKKTYNINRTLLWGSSNYIKNLTIDGHGSTLNGQHTYQFINLAGEHNLTLKNLIIKNTVKGSTNSSGVVVMIGPGTLTIDNCTLSNNHGGLKGGVITNRGNTMVMNSKFINNTVDMWGAVIWSTGEYGGNIKFVNNTFRNNIANNLGNNDKTSIIYAVSGGISNITNNTFRNNTGRCIHAYNNIHSIIHSNKFISNNFTDNVNIIRGGVIDNYEASIDVINNTFSGITEGELRGGIIYNEIGDLLLKNNTFSNKHIAKGMLSNQTCSKGGVIFNRNSTIEINGNIFQTNFTGNYTRGGVIFNNMGMINIVNNTFNNIVHGYRVTGLTIFNDVNGIIDVTNNLFNSKINGTVFCNSTLQKFIYNSDVLNPSEGDGIVGISNIIKTNPIITVNSASANVGEYVNLTSNVNTDWNGKLNESYVIFKINGITLKDENNSVIKVNVINGKATLRFKIPLTWTQPSYTIESVYAGSVFFNGVRNNAVLTVPSNNNLLDIDESNQFNINDAVIREVIINGI; from the coding sequence AGAAAATGTTAATTTGGATGAGTGGAACAATTTTGATAATGTAGAAGTAGATACTAATTCAAATTTACAAGATAATTCTTTTGAATATTCCCCAGAACAAAGGAATATGTTGACTGATATTGAAACAACAGTTTCCAATTATGGTGAATTGGATGATGTAATTACACATGATGCTAGAAATACTATTGGATCGACGTATACAATTAATTTAGTTAAAAAAACATACAATATTAATCGTACATTACTTTGGGGAAGTTCAAATTATATAAAAAATCTCACAATAGATGGTCATGGAAGTACTTTAAATGGACAACATACGTATCAATTTATTAATTTAGCAGGAGAACATAATTTAACCTTGAAAAATTTGATAATTAAAAATACGGTTAAAGGGTCTACAAATTCATCTGGAGTTGTTGTCATGATAGGTCCTGGAACTTTAACAATAGATAATTGTACCTTATCCAACAATCATGGTGGATTGAAAGGTGGAGTAATTACAAATAGGGGAAATACCATGGTAATGAACTCTAAATTCATAAATAATACTGTTGATATGTGGGGAGCTGTAATTTGGAGTACTGGTGAATATGGAGGTAATATAAAATTTGTTAACAATACTTTTCGAAATAATATAGCTAATAATTTGGGAAATAATGATAAAACATCAATTATTTATGCAGTATCTGGAGGAATATCCAATATAACAAACAATACCTTCAGAAATAATACAGGACGTTGTATTCATGCTTATAATAACATTCATTCTATTATTCATTCAAATAAATTCATATCGAATAATTTCACAGATAATGTGAATATTATCCGTGGGGGAGTAATTGATAACTATGAAGCTTCCATTGATGTTATCAACAACACTTTTAGTGGAATAACGGAAGGTGAACTTCGTGGAGGAATAATATATAATGAAATAGGTGATTTGCTTTTAAAGAATAATACTTTTTCAAATAAACATATTGCTAAAGGAATGTTAAGCAATCAAACATGTAGTAAAGGTGGAGTGATATTCAATAGGAATTCTACTATTGAAATAAATGGTAATATATTCCAAACGAATTTTACTGGAAATTATACTAGAGGTGGAGTCATATTCAATAATATGGGCATGATTAACATAGTTAACAATACATTCAATAACATTGTACATGGTTATAGGGTTACTGGGTTAACCATTTTCAATGATGTCAATGGTATTATTGATGTCACAAACAATTTATTTAACTCTAAAATAAATGGAACGGTATTCTGTAACTCTACCTTACAGAAATTCATATACAATTCAGATGTTCTTAATCCATCAGAAGGAGATGGTATCGTTGGAATATCGAATATTATAAAAACCAACCCTATAATTACTGTCAATTCGGCATCTGCGAATGTGGGGGAATATGTAAATTTAACATCTAATGTCAATACAGATTGGAATGGTAAATTGAATGAAAGTTATGTGATTTTTAAAATAAACGGCATAACGTTAAAAGATGAGAATAATTCAGTTATCAAAGTCAATGTTATAAATGGAAAAGCTACCTTAAGATTTAAAATACCATTAACTTGGACTCAACCCTCATATACTATTGAATCAGTATATGCCGGTAGTGTATTCTTTAATGGTGTTAGGAATAATGCAGTACTAACAGTACCCTCAAACAACAATCTTTTGGATATTGACGAGAGTAATCAATTCAATATAAATGATGCTGTAATAAGGGAGGTAATTATCAATGGAATCTGA